A window of Rhodothermales bacterium contains these coding sequences:
- a CDS encoding type II and III secretion system protein, with translation MRTPANLLSFALILLALLIPGRAAAQDAAERMIRTYVPEDQLVSFLPSTPFNTFVEFVNPIFRRVTGKEVIDVEMRNQPIGISISTMHFLDALELVLKYNNLQYRETERYFMIQEVPVQPQIRDSGAVASAAGAVPTSVSLANLDSRQIEINAVLFEVNHTKARESGMDWSLIFGSTGGTSGGASAGAGGGGGASASGDASAGGVNFSLKTEKLFSSFEDIITSPSEIKFSDLNRLFRLAEAQGFGETVASPSVTVQSGVAGDIQIGSDVPVQTRDFSGNTVTELFKTGIIVNVTPTLITEALADTLGSPTVDFLHLAIQVEKSGSRPSAAGPVIDRSSANTQVVLLDGEQTVIGGLFSTDETISRSGIPLLKDLPGWFFGLRYVFGKSQRQVTQKELVIAIEARIVDPVRSRYARSRPDNMLEQQRAAVRRALEQFNAELNTDVQKGKMN, from the coding sequence ATGCGTACGCCCGCCAACCTGCTTTCATTTGCCTTGATCCTGCTTGCGTTGCTCATTCCGGGTCGCGCGGCCGCTCAGGATGCTGCCGAGCGGATGATCCGCACGTACGTCCCCGAGGATCAGCTGGTGTCATTCCTTCCGTCGACACCGTTCAATACGTTCGTCGAGTTCGTGAATCCGATTTTTCGCCGGGTCACAGGCAAGGAAGTAATTGACGTGGAAATGCGGAATCAGCCCATCGGTATTTCGATCTCCACCATGCATTTCCTGGATGCACTGGAACTCGTCCTGAAATACAACAACCTGCAATACCGGGAGACCGAACGGTACTTCATGATCCAGGAGGTCCCGGTGCAGCCTCAAATCCGCGATTCGGGTGCGGTTGCCAGTGCGGCGGGGGCGGTTCCGACGTCCGTGTCCCTTGCGAACCTGGACTCCCGCCAGATTGAAATCAATGCCGTCCTGTTCGAAGTCAACCATACCAAGGCACGCGAATCGGGCATGGACTGGAGCCTGATTTTCGGAAGCACGGGAGGCACGTCCGGTGGTGCCTCAGCGGGTGCCGGTGGGGGAGGAGGTGCATCTGCCAGTGGCGATGCATCGGCCGGTGGCGTCAATTTCTCCCTGAAGACCGAGAAACTGTTTTCCAGTTTCGAGGACATCATTACGAGTCCGAGTGAAATCAAATTCTCCGATTTGAACCGGCTGTTCCGCCTGGCCGAAGCCCAGGGATTCGGTGAGACCGTGGCCAGTCCATCGGTGACCGTGCAGAGCGGCGTGGCCGGCGACATCCAGATAGGTTCAGACGTGCCCGTCCAAACGAGAGACTTTTCCGGCAATACGGTCACAGAGCTGTTCAAGACCGGGATCATCGTGAATGTGACCCCGACGCTCATCACGGAAGCCCTGGCCGATACCTTGGGCTCACCGACCGTCGATTTCCTGCACCTGGCCATCCAGGTTGAGAAATCGGGCAGTCGACCCTCCGCAGCCGGGCCGGTCATTGATCGGAGCAGCGCAAATACCCAGGTGGTGTTGCTGGACGGCGAGCAGACGGTGATCGGCGGATTGTTTTCCACCGATGAGACGATCTCACGGAGTGGCATTCCCTTGCTCAAGGACCTTCCGGGTTGGTTTTTCGGTCTGCGCTACGTGTTTGGTAAGTCCCAGCGGCAGGTCACCCAGAAGGAATTGGTCATTGCCATTGAAGCCCGCATCGTGGATCCCGTTCGCAGCCGCTACGCACGTTCACGGCCCGACAACATGCTGGAACAGCAACGGGCTGCCGTCCGTCGCGCCCTGGAACAGTTCAATGCCGAGTTGAACACGGATGTCCAGAAGGGCAAGATGAACTGA
- a CDS encoding lysophospholipid acyltransferase family protein, translating into MERNQRTDVLALPKGKSGSVPFPSEHYPSTIEAMGSRLFFFWCAIWASLMTVVSAVGSITHQALSKNKGVFRLWSRFWSRSMFVGMGIRVHSEVRSALDPDRAYVFVCNHQVAIDIPVVSLAIPCPFGWVAKAELARTPFLGPAVRASPSVFIDRSHPKKSIESMRLAGQRIRNGLSVIIFPEGARSHGPELAAFKRGAFQLAVEAGVPIVPVTILNAWQVFNEKTRSARPGRVHVVVGEPIFLDDSGRKQLEALSSRVRAAMQHELEVWNRAHPSRSLTGSDQQPARP; encoded by the coding sequence ATGGAACGCAATCAACGTACGGACGTGCTTGCACTCCCGAAAGGCAAATCCGGGTCCGTACCTTTCCCGTCCGAACATTACCCGTCCACGATCGAGGCCATGGGTTCACGGCTCTTTTTTTTCTGGTGTGCCATCTGGGCGTCACTCATGACGGTCGTGTCGGCCGTCGGCTCCATAACGCACCAGGCTTTGTCCAAGAACAAAGGCGTGTTTCGTCTTTGGTCCCGGTTCTGGAGTCGCTCCATGTTTGTCGGAATGGGTATCCGCGTCCATTCCGAGGTTCGGTCCGCCCTGGATCCGGACCGGGCCTATGTCTTTGTTTGCAATCACCAGGTAGCCATCGACATCCCTGTGGTGAGCCTGGCCATTCCATGCCCCTTCGGATGGGTGGCCAAGGCTGAGCTGGCCCGGACCCCGTTCCTGGGGCCTGCGGTCCGGGCATCCCCATCCGTCTTCATCGATCGGTCCCATCCCAAGAAATCCATCGAAAGCATGCGACTTGCGGGGCAGCGGATCCGTAATGGACTGTCCGTGATCATTTTTCCCGAAGGCGCACGATCCCATGGACCGGAGCTGGCCGCGTTCAAACGGGGTGCCTTCCAATTGGCGGTCGAAGCTGGCGTCCCCATTGTTCCGGTCACCATCCTGAATGCCTGGCAGGTATTCAACGAAAAAACCCGGTCGGCCAGGCCCGGAAGGGTCCACGTGGTGGTCGGAGAGCCCATTTTCCTGGATGATTCAGGAAGGAAGCAACTGGAAGCCCTGTCTTCAAGGGTCCGGGCCGCCATGCAGCACGAACTGGAGGTGTGGAACCGCGCGCACCCGTCCCGTAGTTTGACGGGATCTGATCAGCAACCGGCCCGTCCATGA